A region from the Phycisphaerales bacterium genome encodes:
- the nuoL gene encoding NADH-quinone oxidoreductase subunit L, with protein MSHVVPSFAGMTSATPGAGDAEHAALGLSSGLVLAIVGLPMLAFVLNAIFAAMRVKSKLPAYMTVACLALAFVCTAATFFTANGHGWSGGEGHGASFQVVQAFRWLDIKTSDTSSFVANFSFYMDSLSVLWMLFVTGLATLIALYASEYMSHDVGSGYNRFFAAFSLFVFSMACLVMADNLVLLYLGWEGVGLCSYLLIGYFYKKPAAVAAAKKAFIVNRIGDLFLALGIMLTFVHFGSVEYSVVFEKAAVYLDALKAGRLGDIPMIAKIIPLLFIGGAFGKSAQLPLYVWLPDAMEGPTPVSALIHAATMVTAGVYLVARMFPFFLLSETALPIVAWVGALTALFSATIGMAQFDIKRIMAYSTVSQLGYMFAGLAVLSTAGGVSHVVTHAFFKALLFLCCGAVMHGFGGQLDLRKLSGVMKMPGWRIVGVGMLVGCLNLAGFPFTAGFFSKDMILAEAFVTPGMSMVGWILVLTAGLTAYYTFRVFFRVFMGPVQFEMGDEGHGSDAAHADDHGHDHGHDQGHSHSADHAHDHGHHDAHPHAPGWAINSVLATLAILAIAAMGLFFVGGKHGAIASLVEHSTAQFASPFAHHEAGAGEHVADAHAALSVVPNFVAHPHEAHAGTIFGMDPHKAMYFVSGVVGALGIAIAFVLHFLGRTTAATANADRLLPMLGSIPRWAQHKWYVDEFYDFLIRKPILVLAHIFHFIDRMFVDGLVNLAGILPRLTGNAIRPSQSGVLHGYALGMAGGIAMILAIVLVVAWN; from the coding sequence TTGTCCCACGTCGTACCGTCCTTCGCCGGCATGACCAGCGCGACGCCTGGTGCTGGCGATGCCGAGCACGCGGCCTTGGGTCTCTCGAGCGGCCTTGTGCTGGCGATCGTGGGCCTGCCCATGCTCGCCTTTGTGCTCAACGCGATCTTTGCGGCGATGCGCGTCAAATCGAAACTCCCGGCGTACATGACGGTCGCGTGCCTCGCGCTCGCGTTCGTCTGCACCGCGGCAACCTTTTTCACGGCGAACGGGCACGGCTGGAGTGGCGGCGAGGGACATGGAGCCTCGTTCCAGGTCGTTCAGGCCTTTCGCTGGCTCGATATCAAGACCTCGGACACGTCGTCGTTCGTCGCGAACTTCTCGTTCTACATGGATTCGTTGAGCGTCCTGTGGATGCTCTTTGTGACCGGGCTGGCGACGCTGATTGCACTCTACGCAAGCGAGTACATGTCGCACGATGTCGGCAGCGGATACAACCGGTTTTTCGCCGCGTTCAGCCTCTTCGTCTTCTCGATGGCCTGCCTGGTGATGGCGGACAACCTCGTCCTGCTCTACCTCGGCTGGGAGGGCGTGGGCCTCTGCTCGTACCTGCTCATCGGCTACTTCTACAAGAAGCCGGCGGCGGTGGCGGCGGCGAAGAAGGCCTTCATCGTCAACCGCATCGGCGATCTCTTCCTGGCGCTCGGCATCATGCTGACGTTTGTCCACTTCGGGAGCGTCGAGTACAGCGTCGTCTTCGAGAAGGCCGCGGTGTACTTGGACGCCCTCAAGGCCGGAAGACTGGGCGATATCCCGATGATCGCGAAGATCATCCCGCTGCTCTTCATTGGCGGGGCCTTCGGCAAGTCGGCGCAGTTGCCTCTGTACGTGTGGCTCCCCGACGCGATGGAAGGCCCGACGCCGGTCTCGGCGCTGATCCATGCCGCCACGATGGTGACGGCCGGGGTGTACCTCGTCGCGCGGATGTTCCCGTTCTTCCTGCTCTCGGAGACGGCCCTGCCGATCGTGGCGTGGGTCGGGGCGCTCACGGCCCTCTTCAGCGCGACGATCGGGATGGCCCAGTTCGACATCAAGCGCATCATGGCCTATTCGACGGTATCCCAACTCGGGTACATGTTCGCCGGGCTGGCGGTGCTCTCGACAGCGGGCGGCGTGTCGCACGTCGTCACTCACGCGTTCTTCAAGGCACTGCTCTTCCTCTGCTGCGGCGCGGTGATGCACGGCTTTGGGGGGCAACTCGACCTGCGCAAGTTGTCGGGCGTGATGAAGATGCCCGGGTGGCGGATCGTGGGCGTGGGCATGCTCGTGGGGTGCCTCAATCTCGCGGGGTTCCCCTTCACGGCCGGGTTCTTCTCCAAGGACATGATCCTCGCCGAGGCGTTCGTCACGCCCGGGATGTCGATGGTCGGGTGGATCCTTGTGCTGACGGCCGGGCTCACCGCGTACTACACCTTCCGCGTCTTCTTCCGTGTCTTCATGGGACCCGTGCAGTTCGAGATGGGCGATGAGGGACACGGGAGCGACGCCGCCCACGCCGACGACCACGGCCATGATCATGGCCACGACCAAGGGCATTCACACAGTGCCGATCACGCGCACGATCACGGGCATCACGACGCCCATCCCCACGCGCCGGGCTGGGCGATCAATTCCGTCCTCGCGACGCTCGCCATCCTGGCGATCGCGGCTATGGGGTTGTTCTTTGTCGGTGGGAAGCACGGCGCGATCGCGTCGCTCGTGGAGCATTCCACGGCCCAGTTCGCCTCGCCGTTCGCCCACCATGAGGCCGGCGCGGGCGAGCACGTCGCCGACGCCCACGCGGCCCTGAGCGTTGTGCCGAACTTCGTCGCGCATCCCCACGAGGCCCACGCAGGCACGATCTTCGGGATGGACCCGCACAAGGCGATGTACTTCGTCTCGGGCGTGGTCGGGGCGTTGGGCATCGCGATCGCGTTCGTCCTCCACTTCCTCGGGCGCACGACCGCGGCGACGGCGAACGCCGACAGATTGCTCCCCATGCTTGGTTCGATCCCACGCTGGGCGCAGCACAAGTGGTACGTGGACGAGTTCTATGACTTCCTGATTCGCAAGCCGATCCTCGTGCTCGCGCACATCTTCCACTTCATCGATCGCATGTTCGTCGATGGGCTGGTGAACCTCGCGGGAATCCTGCCCCGCCTCACCGGGAACGCCATCCGTCCCAGCCAGTCGGGCGTGCTCCACGGCTATGCCCTAGGCATGGCGGGTGGCATCGCGATGATTCTGGCCATTGTTCTTGTCGTCGCCTGGAACTAG
- the nuoK gene encoding NADH-quinone oxidoreductase subunit NuoK, which produces MSTTSSTLAQLAYPAFVSHPTLAHYLFLSAVLFTLGLIGFLTRRNLIIMFLCTELMFQAAGIALVAFGRYHLDMNGQTFLIFVLTIAAAEAAMALALVVLLFRRNESLSAEEWSDLKG; this is translated from the coding sequence ATGTCGACTACGTCCTCCACGCTCGCGCAGTTGGCGTACCCGGCCTTTGTGTCGCACCCGACGCTGGCGCACTATCTCTTCCTGTCGGCGGTGCTCTTCACGCTGGGGCTGATCGGATTCCTGACCCGGCGCAACCTCATCATCATGTTCCTGTGCACGGAGTTGATGTTCCAGGCCGCAGGGATCGCGCTCGTCGCGTTCGGGCGGTACCACCTGGACATGAACGGGCAGACGTTCCTGATCTTCGTGCTGACGATCGCCGCAGCGGAGGCGGCGATGGCGTTGGCGCTCGTGGTGCTGCTCTTCCGCCGGAACGAGTCGTTGTCTGCCGAGGAATGGTCCGACCTGAAGGGGTGA
- a CDS encoding NADH-quinone oxidoreductase subunit J, which yields MSDLIQPILLYACVALGAVGVLMSLPRKGPNPQVLGALLAGAAAGIVFIVLGMNAKHAADAAPGNSVGLTNPFFYVFALLGCGSALRMITHQRPVYAAMWFIMTVLSTAGILVLLSAEFMAAALVIVYAGAILITYLFVIMLATQAPAEGEDEVLAEYDTVAREPIAATIAGFVVLAVLTTLLFRGIPKLPEATPRAVSSQLVDMPRKVDRILEAHGLLQAGDRAVMGPSGEFLTIVKADQSERVLARNEWPEDLRLTNVEQVGFNLLRDHPGSIEIAGVILLMAMLGAVVLSRKQVQIDEDRKLHESRRLSDAAERVEGAMS from the coding sequence GTGAGCGACCTGATCCAACCGATTCTGCTGTACGCCTGCGTCGCGCTCGGGGCCGTGGGCGTGCTGATGTCGCTTCCGCGAAAGGGCCCGAACCCGCAGGTGCTGGGCGCGCTCCTGGCTGGGGCGGCGGCGGGGATCGTCTTTATCGTGCTGGGCATGAACGCCAAGCACGCGGCGGATGCGGCTCCCGGGAACTCTGTGGGGCTCACCAATCCGTTCTTCTACGTCTTCGCGTTGCTCGGGTGCGGGTCGGCACTGCGGATGATCACGCACCAGCGGCCCGTCTATGCGGCGATGTGGTTCATCATGACCGTACTCTCGACCGCCGGCATCCTCGTGCTGCTATCGGCGGAGTTCATGGCGGCGGCACTGGTGATCGTGTACGCCGGGGCGATCCTCATCACGTACCTCTTCGTGATCATGCTCGCGACACAAGCGCCGGCCGAGGGCGAGGATGAGGTGCTCGCGGAGTATGACACGGTGGCCCGCGAGCCGATCGCGGCGACCATTGCCGGCTTTGTCGTACTCGCAGTGCTGACGACGCTGCTCTTCCGAGGCATTCCGAAACTTCCCGAGGCGACGCCACGGGCGGTCTCGTCGCAACTCGTGGACATGCCGCGGAAGGTTGACCGGATTCTCGAGGCGCACGGGCTGCTTCAGGCCGGCGATCGTGCTGTGATGGGACCGAGCGGCGAGTTCCTGACGATCGTGAAGGCCGACCAGAGCGAGCGGGTCTTGGCACGGAACGAGTGGCCCGAGGACCTGCGTCTGACCAACGTCGAGCAGGTCGGGTTCAACCTGCTGCGCGACCACCCCGGCTCGATCGAGATCGCCGGCGTGATCTTGCTCATGGCGATGCTCGGCGCGGTGGTCCTGTCGCGCAAGCAGGTGCAGATCGACGAGGATCGCAAACTCCACGAATCGCGCCGGTTGAGTGACGCGGCCGAGCGGGTCGAGGGGGCGATGTCATGA
- a CDS encoding CDP-alcohol phosphatidyltransferase family protein: MTHAAASTVPAPATLGWRRWFPNALTGMRLLIAIAFFTLLAVWNYPARELVVSPRHPLIAYLVAAALFGLAAVTDAIDGPLARRWKVVSAFGRIMDPFADKVLVVGGFIMLAGPTFGTPIADGEGGLEMLHVSGVHTWMVVVILGRELLVTSIRAVAESQGHDFSATWSGKAKMILQACVIPLILLVLGFTRITPGTWGRWVIDIAVWLTVGVTILSGIPYLHRAMQIFGRQ, encoded by the coding sequence ATGACGCACGCGGCTGCCTCGACAGTTCCCGCTCCAGCAACCCTTGGCTGGCGACGATGGTTCCCCAACGCCTTGACCGGCATGAGGTTGCTCATCGCCATCGCCTTCTTCACCCTGTTGGCCGTCTGGAACTATCCCGCCCGCGAACTCGTCGTCTCCCCGCGTCATCCCCTGATCGCGTATCTCGTCGCCGCCGCACTCTTTGGTCTGGCCGCCGTCACCGACGCAATCGATGGCCCGCTCGCACGGCGCTGGAAGGTCGTCTCCGCCTTCGGCCGCATCATGGACCCCTTCGCCGACAAGGTCCTCGTCGTCGGCGGGTTCATCATGCTCGCCGGCCCGACCTTCGGCACGCCCATCGCCGACGGTGAGGGCGGCCTCGAGATGCTCCACGTCAGCGGCGTCCACACCTGGATGGTCGTCGTCATCCTCGGGCGCGAACTCCTCGTCACCTCCATCCGCGCCGTCGCCGAATCCCAGGGGCACGACTTCTCCGCCACCTGGTCGGGCAAGGCCAAGATGATCCTCCAGGCCTGCGTCATCCCCCTGATCCTTCTGGTCCTCGGGTTCACCAGAATCACCCCGGGCACCTGGGGGCGCTGGGTCATCGACATCGCCGTCTGGCTCACCGTGGGCGTCACGATTCTGAGCGGGATTCCCTATCTCCACAGGGCGATGCAGATTTTCGGGCGTCAGTAG